A single window of Syntrophus aciditrophicus SB DNA harbors:
- a CDS encoding IscA/HesB family protein — protein MFQVSEKAGEKLQEFLQNVAEVQPVRLMLTEGGUSGLSLGLALDELRDGDEEFHEQGITFLVTRDLFEQIKPVFVDFVETDRGSGFLVTSALDDGEGGGCGGTCSC, from the coding sequence ATGTTTCAGGTTTCAGAAAAAGCAGGAGAGAAGCTCCAGGAGTTTCTGCAGAATGTGGCGGAGGTTCAGCCCGTCAGGCTGATGCTGACGGAAGGCGGCTGATCCGGGCTATCACTGGGCTTGGCTCTGGATGAGCTGCGCGACGGCGATGAAGAATTCCATGAACAGGGAATTACCTTCCTGGTCACCCGGGATCTGTTTGAACAGATCAAACCCGTTTTTGTAGATTTTGTCGAAACCGACAGAGGCTCCGGATTTCTCGTCACCTCCGCGCTGGATGACGGCGAAGGTGGCGGATGCGGGGGCACCTGCAGTTGCTGA
- a CDS encoding Trm112 family protein, which translates to MPIRKELLDILVCPQCRGKLDLIEKEKALTCTGCRLLYEIRNGIPVMLTDQAVTQDNDQPRSTPRLP; encoded by the coding sequence ATGCCAATCCGAAAGGAACTGCTCGATATCCTGGTCTGCCCTCAATGCAGGGGAAAACTCGATCTGATTGAAAAGGAAAAGGCATTGACCTGCACAGGCTGCCGGCTTCTTTATGAAATCCGGAATGGCATCCCCGTCATGCTGACCGATCAGGCCGTCACGCAGGATAATGATCAGCCACGCTCTACCCCGCGATTGCCCTGA
- a CDS encoding 2-oxoacid:acceptor oxidoreductase family protein, with protein MECNLLVGGQAGQGLASIENELTDLLFRLGYHFFATKFYMSRIRGGHNEHLFRVAEEPVHALSGEPWDVVVGLDEETERLHRADLSAHGICISIDGIREIEKAAKEHFRNVKMSNNILVGLLLNVLGVTSENLGALVKEEEKMALLVAGMDFAERWKMAGRFALMPRAVNTLKFDGNSALGFGALLGGCQFVAGYPMTRPHRCRCI; from the coding sequence ATGGAATGCAATCTTTTAGTTGGAGGGCAGGCCGGACAGGGGCTGGCATCCATCGAAAATGAATTGACGGATCTTCTCTTTCGTCTGGGTTATCATTTTTTTGCCACCAAATTTTACATGTCCCGAATCCGTGGGGGTCACAACGAGCATCTGTTCCGGGTTGCGGAGGAACCGGTTCATGCCCTGAGTGGCGAACCCTGGGATGTGGTGGTCGGGTTGGACGAAGAAACGGAAAGGCTGCACAGGGCGGACCTGAGCGCCCATGGAATCTGCATCTCCATTGACGGGATTCGGGAAATCGAAAAAGCGGCAAAAGAGCACTTTCGCAATGTTAAGATGAGCAACAACATCCTGGTCGGCCTGCTTCTCAATGTGCTGGGGGTGACGTCGGAGAACCTGGGGGCTCTGGTGAAGGAAGAGGAGAAAATGGCTCTTCTGGTGGCCGGGATGGACTTTGCGGAACGCTGGAAAATGGCCGGCCGGTTCGCCCTGATGCCGCGGGCGGTTAATACATTAAAATTCGATGGGAATTCCGCCCTGGGATTCGGCGCGCTTCTGGGAGGCTGCCAGTTTGTTGCCGGCTATCCCATGACCCGGCCACATCGCTGCAGATGTATCTGA
- a CDS encoding thiamine pyrophosphate-dependent enzyme: MMKINDIAWCPGCGNFLIRDALEGALTELAIPPREIVLTSGIGQAAKMPQYLKVNYFNGLHGRALPPAVGIKLARPELTVIAVSGDGCNYGEGGNHFLHTLRKNLDITILTCNNQVYGLTKGQSSPTTDRNTANMLDPRGNENEPLNPLAVAVAVGAPFVARGFAGEKDHLKELLKEAIRFRGTAVVDILQPCVTFNKVNTFAYYRQRVYRLDVPGKDRREALEIAGIWGERIPIGVILRDETRPVREPAGRIFQNSVTSGMMEMLLRTHSSAI, translated from the coding sequence ATGATGAAGATCAATGATATTGCCTGGTGTCCCGGTTGCGGCAATTTTCTCATTCGCGATGCCCTGGAAGGCGCGTTGACGGAACTGGCCATCCCACCGCGGGAGATTGTACTGACTTCCGGAATCGGTCAGGCGGCAAAGATGCCCCAGTATCTGAAAGTGAATTATTTTAACGGATTGCATGGCCGGGCTTTGCCGCCGGCGGTGGGGATCAAACTTGCCAGACCGGAGCTGACCGTCATTGCCGTTTCCGGAGACGGATGCAATTACGGGGAAGGGGGCAACCATTTTCTCCATACCCTGCGGAAGAATCTCGATATCACGATCCTGACGTGCAACAATCAGGTCTATGGACTGACCAAGGGACAGAGCTCCCCCACCACGGACCGCAACACGGCGAACATGCTGGATCCGCGGGGCAATGAAAACGAGCCGCTCAATCCCCTGGCCGTGGCTGTCGCAGTCGGAGCCCCCTTTGTGGCCAGAGGGTTTGCCGGTGAAAAGGATCACCTGAAGGAGCTTCTTAAAGAGGCCATCCGCTTCCGGGGGACGGCGGTCGTTGATATTCTTCAGCCCTGCGTCACTTTCAATAAGGTCAACACCTTTGCTTATTACCGGCAGAGGGTTTATCGGCTGGACGTTCCCGGAAAAGATCGCCGGGAAGCCCTGGAGATCGCCGGGATCTGGGGGGAACGAATTCCCATTGGCGTCATCCTGAGAGACGAAACTCGACCTGTCCGGGAGCCGGCCGGACGAATTTTTCAGAATTCCGTGACTTCCGGGATGATGGAGATGCTGCTGCGGACTCACTCCAGTGCAATCTGA
- a CDS encoding prohibitin family protein, giving the protein MDEREIYRMKETLRSVTKKMPLAVVVGIIIAVILFFRPFVQIGAGERGVVLNFGAVQDTVLGEGLHFRIPIMQTVIPVDVKVQKSESEAAAASSDLQDVSSTVALNYHIIPDKANIVYQSIGLAFKERIIDPAVQEVVKAVTAKYTAEELITKRPAVSDAMKAALTDRLLANNISVDAFSIVGFSFSKGFMEAIEAKQTAEQLALKAKRDLERIKIEADQKVAAAKAEAEALRLQRANISADLIELRRIEANLKAIEKWNGIMPQVTGAGAVPFIGLGGSEKTK; this is encoded by the coding sequence ATGGATGAAAGAGAAATTTACAGAATGAAGGAAACATTAAGGTCGGTAACGAAAAAGATGCCTCTTGCGGTGGTTGTCGGGATCATCATCGCAGTTATCCTTTTTTTCCGTCCCTTCGTTCAGATCGGAGCCGGCGAAAGAGGCGTTGTGCTCAATTTCGGCGCCGTCCAGGATACGGTCCTGGGTGAAGGCCTCCACTTCAGAATTCCCATCATGCAAACGGTCATTCCCGTGGACGTGAAGGTACAGAAGTCAGAATCCGAGGCTGCCGCAGCATCGTCGGATCTTCAGGATGTGAGTTCGACGGTCGCACTCAATTACCATATCATTCCCGATAAGGCGAATATTGTCTATCAGAGCATCGGTCTTGCATTCAAGGAGAGGATCATAGACCCCGCCGTTCAAGAAGTGGTTAAAGCCGTCACCGCCAAGTACACCGCAGAGGAGCTTATCACAAAGAGGCCGGCAGTAAGCGACGCCATGAAGGCGGCCCTCACGGACAGACTTCTTGCGAATAATATCTCCGTCGATGCCTTCTCCATTGTCGGCTTCAGCTTTTCCAAAGGATTCATGGAAGCGATCGAAGCAAAGCAGACGGCGGAGCAGCTGGCGCTGAAGGCGAAGAGAGATCTGGAGAGGATAAAAATAGAAGCGGATCAGAAGGTTGCCGCGGCAAAAGCGGAGGCGGAAGCCTTAAGGCTGCAGCGGGCCAACATTTCCGCTGATCTGATCGAGCTCAGAAGGATAGAGGCCAATCTCAAAGCAATAGAGAAATGGAACGGAATCATGCCGCAGGTTACCGGGGCGGGAGCTGTCCCGTTCATCGGTTTGGGCGGTTCAGAAAAGACTAAATAG
- a CDS encoding KamA family radical SAM protein has product MDDADWKDWRWQVRNRIRSGRQLAELLKEAPIAAGSLRAVIRTYPFSITPYYFSLIREGDPDDPIRFQCVPDPREVSFSLGGVDDPLEESRDMPVPGLIHRYADRCLIMATSKCMMYCRHCNRKRRWKAGAADRAPLRAMIDYVAATPGIREVIVSGGDPLTLPEKVLDEFLGALRAIPHVEVLRIGSRIPVVLPMRITVPLVRILRKHRPLWFNTQFNSPREITPESAEACERLVDAGIPVSNQSVLLKGINDDYETMRRLLYGLQRISVRPYYLFQCDPVRGADHFRVDFWKGMEMMERISRQTSGLCLPRYVIDVPGGKGKMSLQTFSLLADSDIS; this is encoded by the coding sequence GTGGACGATGCGGACTGGAAGGACTGGCGATGGCAGGTCAGAAACCGGATACGGTCGGGCAGACAGCTTGCCGAATTGCTGAAGGAGGCGCCGATTGCGGCCGGATCGTTGCGGGCCGTGATCCGGACTTACCCCTTTTCCATTACGCCTTACTATTTTTCCCTCATTCGAGAGGGGGATCCCGATGATCCCATCCGGTTTCAGTGCGTTCCCGACCCCCGGGAGGTTTCGTTTTCCCTGGGGGGAGTGGACGATCCCCTCGAGGAATCCAGGGATATGCCCGTTCCGGGGCTGATCCATCGCTATGCTGATCGCTGCCTGATCATGGCGACTTCGAAGTGCATGATGTACTGCCGGCATTGCAACCGCAAGCGAAGATGGAAAGCGGGTGCGGCGGACAGGGCCCCTTTGCGGGCCATGATCGATTATGTAGCCGCGACGCCGGGAATCCGTGAGGTCATTGTTTCCGGGGGCGACCCTCTGACGCTGCCTGAGAAAGTGCTGGACGAGTTTCTCGGGGCTCTGCGGGCCATTCCCCATGTGGAGGTTCTGCGCATCGGCAGCCGGATTCCCGTTGTCCTGCCCATGCGGATCACTGTTCCTCTGGTGCGCATTCTGCGGAAGCATCGTCCCTTGTGGTTCAACACGCAGTTCAACTCCCCCCGGGAGATCACGCCCGAATCCGCTGAGGCCTGTGAACGGCTGGTGGATGCCGGGATTCCCGTTTCCAACCAGTCGGTACTCCTTAAGGGAATCAACGACGATTATGAGACGATGCGCAGACTTCTGTACGGGTTGCAGCGTATTTCCGTGCGGCCTTATTATCTGTTTCAGTGTGATCCCGTGCGGGGCGCCGATCATTTCCGGGTCGATTTCTGGAAGGGCATGGAAATGATGGAGCGGATTTCCCGTCAGACTTCCGGCCTCTGCCTGCCCCGTTATGTCATCGATGTTCCCGGCGGCAAAGGAAAAATGTCCCTCCAGACCTTCTCCCTGCTCGCTGATTCCGACATATCCTGA
- the efp gene encoding elongation factor P, which produces MYSASDLRKNLRIKLEGDPYIITEFNFVKPGKGQALYRCKLKNMITGNQFERTFRSVDNFEAADLQEKKMQFLYTEEDRYCFMDNTSYEQIFLTADQVGDAAHFLIDNLEVEILLFEDKPLGISLPNFVDLVVTKADPWAKGDTVSGNTKPVTLQTGYQIMVPPFIEEGEKIRVDTRTGEYLTRVKG; this is translated from the coding sequence ATGTACAGCGCCAGTGATTTGAGAAAAAATTTGAGAATCAAGCTTGAGGGAGATCCTTATATCATCACGGAATTCAACTTTGTCAAACCCGGTAAAGGTCAGGCCCTGTATCGCTGTAAACTGAAGAACATGATTACGGGCAACCAGTTCGAACGCACCTTCCGGTCGGTGGATAACTTCGAAGCAGCTGATCTCCAGGAAAAGAAGATGCAGTTCCTTTACACAGAAGAAGACAGATATTGTTTCATGGACAACACCTCCTATGAGCAGATCTTTCTCACCGCCGATCAGGTGGGGGACGCCGCCCATTTTCTCATTGACAATCTCGAAGTGGAAATCCTTCTTTTCGAGGACAAACCCCTGGGAATCAGCCTGCCCAATTTTGTCGATCTGGTCGTCACCAAGGCCGACCCCTGGGCCAAAGGAGACACGGTTTCCGGCAACACCAAGCCGGTTACCCTTCAGACGGGCTATCAGATCATGGTGCCTCCCTTTATCGAAGAGGGGGAGAAAATCCGCGTGGATACCCGGACAGGCGAATATCTGACCCGGGTCAAGGGCTGA
- the epmA gene encoding EF-P lysine aminoacylase EpmA, which yields MADAFFCKPSLTDLSPKKLTGEDSRYDEGWRLAGKRETLRLRAEILHSIRRFFRERDYLEVDTPILIPAPAPESHIDAVACGFQYLQTSPELCMKRLLAAGYPRLFQICSCFREAERGTRHLPEFTLLEWYAQGKDYMFLMEECEALLRFLAVTLYGKEEITFQGSRIDLSAPWERLSVNEAFLRYGGISARQTLAEDIFDEVLVSRIESRLGIERPTFLYDYPVELAALARAKPNDPSLAERFELYVAGIELANAFSELIDPVEQSRRFEEAQQERRALGKSPYPWPERFLRALSAMPPSTGIALGIDRLVMLMTDRAFIDDVVAFPPERL from the coding sequence ATGGCTGACGCTTTCTTCTGCAAACCCTCCCTGACGGATCTATCCCCAAAAAAACTCACCGGGGAAGATTCCCGCTATGATGAAGGCTGGAGGCTGGCCGGAAAACGGGAGACCCTGAGGCTCCGGGCGGAAATTCTTCACAGCATACGCCGGTTTTTCCGGGAACGGGACTATCTGGAGGTGGATACGCCCATTCTGATACCAGCCCCGGCTCCGGAATCGCACATCGATGCCGTCGCCTGTGGCTTCCAGTACCTGCAGACTTCGCCGGAACTCTGCATGAAAAGGCTGCTTGCCGCCGGATATCCGAGACTTTTTCAGATCTGCAGCTGTTTCCGCGAGGCGGAACGAGGGACACGCCATCTCCCTGAATTTACTCTCCTTGAATGGTATGCTCAAGGAAAGGATTACATGTTTCTCATGGAGGAGTGCGAAGCCCTGCTGCGCTTTCTTGCCGTTACTCTGTACGGGAAAGAGGAGATCACCTTCCAGGGGAGCCGCATCGACCTGTCAGCTCCGTGGGAGCGGCTGTCCGTGAACGAAGCCTTTCTGCGTTATGGAGGGATATCGGCCCGGCAGACCCTGGCGGAGGACATTTTTGACGAAGTTCTCGTCTCCCGGATTGAATCCAGACTGGGGATAGAACGACCGACCTTTCTGTACGATTATCCTGTTGAACTGGCCGCCCTGGCACGGGCGAAACCGAATGATCCCTCTCTGGCCGAGCGGTTTGAGCTTTATGTTGCCGGGATCGAACTGGCCAATGCCTTTTCCGAACTGATCGATCCCGTTGAACAGAGCCGCCGCTTCGAAGAAGCACAGCAGGAACGCCGGGCTCTTGGCAAAAGCCCCTATCCCTGGCCGGAGCGTTTTCTGCGCGCACTATCCGCAATGCCCCCTTCGACGGGCATTGCCCTGGGGATCGATCGGCTGGTGATGCTGATGACGGATCGTGCGTTCATCGATGATGTGGTGGCCTTTCCTCCGGAACGATTATGA
- the tolQ gene encoding protein TolQ: MKELASVNTVDLGGQLHGSVLSMVMDAGLLVQFVLLVLLLFSVVSWAIIVTKYRSIRKVNAENSLFLDAYMKCSNLADVLPEAKKYSSSTLAGVFRSGYAELVNFAKATQGASFRDRDDAVPSPEIKGLDNVERALNRACSAEATKLEAALGFLATTGSASPFIGLFGTVWGIMDTFRGIGFQGSATLAVVAPGISEALIATAAGLAAAIPAVIFYNYYLNRVKLMTLEMDHFASELINIVERYYIKG, encoded by the coding sequence GTGAAAGAACTTGCATCGGTCAACACCGTTGATCTGGGAGGGCAATTGCACGGCAGTGTGCTAAGCATGGTCATGGACGCGGGTCTTCTCGTTCAGTTTGTGCTGCTTGTCCTGCTGCTGTTTTCCGTCGTTTCCTGGGCCATCATTGTGACCAAGTACCGGAGTATCCGAAAGGTCAACGCGGAAAACAGTCTTTTTCTGGACGCTTATATGAAATGCAGCAATCTGGCGGATGTCCTTCCGGAAGCCAAAAAATATTCCTCTTCGACTCTTGCCGGGGTGTTCCGTTCCGGTTATGCGGAGCTTGTTAATTTTGCAAAGGCAACCCAGGGGGCGTCTTTCCGGGATCGTGATGATGCCGTCCCGAGCCCGGAAATCAAGGGCCTCGATAATGTGGAGCGGGCGCTGAATCGGGCATGCAGTGCGGAAGCCACCAAACTGGAAGCGGCACTGGGGTTCCTCGCCACTACCGGCAGCGCAAGTCCTTTCATCGGCCTGTTCGGGACGGTATGGGGGATCATGGATACTTTCCGCGGTATCGGTTTTCAGGGGTCGGCCACCCTGGCGGTTGTCGCGCCGGGCATTTCCGAAGCTCTGATCGCGACGGCGGCGGGGCTTGCCGCGGCAATTCCGGCGGTTATTTTCTATAATTACTATCTGAATCGCGTCAAACTCATGACTCTGGAAATGGATCACTTCGCGTCAGAATTGATCAACATTGTCGAACGCTATTATATTAAAGGCTGA
- a CDS encoding ExbD/TolR family protein translates to MRYSRKRSFTDGRPMAEINVTPLVDVVLVLLIIFMVTAPMLQMGIDVNLPKVKSRSVDVNEEKVVLTIDGAKEIFVNKTKIPLTELGPRLEGVFANRLDRELYMRADRAIPYGFVVEVMAEVRKAGIDKLGMITEPPEEVK, encoded by the coding sequence ATGCGTTACTCGCGAAAAAGATCTTTTACCGACGGGCGGCCCATGGCGGAAATCAACGTCACTCCCCTGGTGGACGTCGTCCTTGTTCTGCTTATCATCTTCATGGTCACAGCGCCGATGCTCCAGATGGGCATCGATGTGAACCTTCCCAAAGTGAAATCCCGGAGTGTTGACGTCAATGAAGAAAAAGTCGTTCTCACCATTGACGGCGCAAAGGAAATTTTTGTGAACAAGACAAAAATTCCCCTGACTGAGCTGGGTCCCCGGCTGGAGGGTGTCTTTGCCAACCGCCTCGACCGGGAACTTTATATGCGGGCGGACAGAGCCATCCCTTATGGATTCGTTGTTGAGGTCATGGCGGAAGTCCGGAAAGCAGGCATCGATAAACTGGGCATGATTACCGAACCGCCAGAGGAAGTAAAATGA
- a CDS encoding energy transducer TonB translates to MTVDRAFGLSREDRGGLRRMLVLSLLLHAFALSLFFVCVPKASSPKLTFGPDYAVSLVSSADLRMDGGNSSRELAKELADIPEPEPATLPAAPAKPEGKVSRSEPASLSPVPVRKVEPMKRQDGALGKAIEEIRRRVESAGQKQASAPAYPGGGITSDSPIGGSPAGAVGDAELGARMKAYYGSIWMRIKRHWSMPPDLLPRQNIEAVIHVRILRSGAVEGISFEQRSGNSYFDESAMRAVRKASPFPPLPEGTGEEGIEMGIRFHSSELR, encoded by the coding sequence ATGACCGTTGACCGCGCGTTCGGGTTATCCCGGGAGGATCGGGGAGGCCTGCGGCGCATGCTTGTTCTCTCTCTCCTTCTCCATGCCTTTGCCCTGTCGCTGTTCTTCGTTTGCGTTCCGAAAGCCTCATCACCAAAGTTGACCTTTGGTCCCGATTATGCCGTCAGTCTGGTCAGCTCCGCGGATCTGCGCATGGATGGCGGTAATTCTTCAAGGGAACTTGCGAAGGAACTGGCAGACATTCCTGAACCTGAGCCTGCGACTCTGCCGGCGGCGCCGGCGAAGCCGGAGGGAAAAGTTTCCCGCAGCGAACCGGCTTCCCTTTCTCCGGTGCCGGTCCGGAAGGTGGAACCGATGAAAAGACAGGATGGCGCCTTAGGAAAAGCCATAGAAGAGATTCGCCGGCGGGTGGAATCAGCAGGGCAGAAGCAGGCCTCTGCCCCGGCCTATCCCGGCGGGGGAATAACTTCCGATTCTCCGATTGGCGGGAGTCCTGCCGGTGCGGTTGGTGATGCTGAACTCGGAGCCCGGATGAAGGCCTATTATGGCTCCATCTGGATGAGGATCAAAAGGCACTGGTCCATGCCGCCCGATCTGCTCCCGCGGCAGAATATCGAGGCGGTGATTCATGTCCGGATTCTCCGCAGCGGAGCGGTTGAGGGGATCAGCTTCGAACAGCGTTCCGGGAATTCATATTTCGACGAATCCGCAATGCGCGCCGTCCGCAAGGCGAGTCCCTTTCCTCCATTGCCGGAAGGAACAGGAGAGGAAGGCATCGAAATGGGCATCCGTTTTCATTCATCCGAACTGAGGTAG
- the tolB gene encoding Tol-Pal system beta propeller repeat protein TolB encodes MIPEKEKAGEQRKRPDGMCGVRRGMGVLLLFCAVALCAMPFVVRSVWGKVYIDIDSPAFQKIPIAVADFAPLNGNQGHADLSSWFPGAVRKTLDLTGYFNILNRTGGPRDQSQTGAVQAQAAYGEWRSLGAEYLIQGGFSSRGTQLVAEFRLIDIVQGRQLMGKQYTGGFEDRRDMVIRFVQEVLSLLTGGEGFFDTRIAFVVRQGRSSSLHTVGFGSQIDGRDLARVAGSPSLILSPRWSPDGRYLAFSSYRDGKPDIFVVSPSGSGLKKIVSFQGLNLPGAWSPDGRSLLLTLSKDGNEEIYVMDVRSGQVRRLTRNSAIDVSPVWSPDGRRIAFVSNISGSPQIYVMNADGGDVRRLTYSGNYNTTPAWSPRGGKIAYEGKVGSGYQIFSIDEDGGNVRQLTSGAGDHEFPSWSPDGRFLTFSLRSGGRSRINILNANTLEVRTLYESTDRCLGPAWSPRLKQALR; translated from the coding sequence ATGATTCCAGAGAAAGAAAAGGCGGGGGAGCAGAGGAAGCGGCCGGATGGAATGTGCGGTGTAAGACGCGGGATGGGGGTGCTGCTCCTTTTCTGCGCGGTCGCTTTGTGCGCTATGCCCTTTGTCGTTCGATCCGTCTGGGGGAAGGTTTATATCGACATCGATTCCCCGGCGTTTCAGAAAATCCCGATTGCCGTTGCCGATTTTGCGCCTCTGAACGGCAATCAGGGCCATGCGGATCTCTCGTCCTGGTTTCCCGGCGCTGTGCGCAAAACCCTTGATCTGACCGGGTATTTCAATATTCTGAACAGGACGGGCGGACCGCGTGATCAAAGTCAGACCGGAGCAGTCCAAGCGCAGGCGGCCTACGGGGAATGGCGAAGTCTTGGTGCGGAATATCTGATTCAAGGCGGCTTCTCTTCCCGGGGGACACAGCTGGTCGCGGAATTCCGCCTTATCGACATTGTGCAGGGGCGTCAGCTGATGGGAAAGCAGTATACCGGAGGATTTGAAGACCGCAGGGACATGGTGATCCGCTTTGTTCAGGAAGTCCTTTCGCTTCTGACCGGTGGGGAAGGTTTCTTTGATACGCGGATCGCCTTTGTTGTCCGTCAGGGTCGTTCTTCAAGCCTCCACACTGTAGGGTTCGGTTCGCAGATCGACGGCCGGGACCTTGCCCGGGTAGCCGGCAGTCCTTCCCTGATCCTTTCACCGCGCTGGTCTCCTGATGGACGTTATCTTGCTTTTTCTTCCTATCGCGACGGGAAACCGGATATCTTTGTCGTATCACCCTCCGGCAGCGGTTTGAAGAAAATAGTCAGTTTCCAGGGACTCAATCTTCCCGGAGCCTGGTCTCCCGATGGACGGAGTCTGCTTCTGACCCTGAGCAAGGACGGAAATGAAGAAATCTACGTCATGGATGTGCGCAGCGGTCAGGTGCGTCGACTGACCCGCAATTCAGCGATTGACGTCTCTCCCGTCTGGTCTCCCGATGGGCGCAGGATCGCCTTTGTCTCCAACATTTCCGGTTCGCCGCAGATTTATGTCATGAACGCGGATGGCGGGGATGTCCGTCGACTGACCTATTCGGGAAATTACAACACAACTCCTGCCTGGTCGCCCCGGGGGGGGAAGATTGCCTATGAGGGGAAGGTCGGGAGCGGTTATCAGATTTTCTCGATTGACGAGGATGGCGGCAATGTCCGGCAATTGACCTCCGGAGCGGGCGATCATGAATTTCCTTCCTGGTCTCCCGACGGTCGATTCCTGACATTCAGCCTCCGCAGCGGCGGCCGCAGTCGGATCAATATTCTCAATGCCAATACGCTGGAAGTGCGGACTCTTTATGAAAGTACCGATCGTTGCCTGGGGCCCGCCTGGTCGCCCAGGCTGAAACAGGCTTTAAGATAG
- a CDS encoding OmpA family protein, whose translation MRMRLRELVMFACVLCLAFVFTTGCAKKQVLQEGEAAVEKAAGAEVKPATEPGLTPEELAAREKALKEQALKEQQERERLAGEKAAAEKAAAEAAARAGEVLVDINFEFDQSSLTPESREILQKHAAWLAAHSGYSLVIEGHCDDLGTTEYNLALGERRAAEAMRFLVALGIDRSRIKTISYGEEMPLDPAETEEARAKNRRAHFVVTPK comes from the coding sequence ATGAGGATGAGATTGAGAGAACTGGTGATGTTCGCCTGCGTTCTATGTCTGGCCTTTGTATTTACGACAGGCTGTGCCAAAAAGCAGGTTCTTCAGGAGGGGGAAGCTGCTGTTGAAAAAGCGGCAGGCGCCGAGGTGAAGCCGGCAACTGAGCCGGGTCTCACTCCGGAAGAACTGGCGGCCAGGGAGAAGGCTTTAAAAGAGCAGGCCTTGAAAGAACAGCAGGAAAGGGAACGTCTGGCAGGAGAAAAGGCCGCGGCCGAGAAAGCTGCCGCAGAGGCTGCTGCCAGGGCGGGCGAGGTGCTCGTGGACATCAATTTCGAATTCGATCAATCCAGCCTGACCCCCGAGTCCAGAGAAATTCTGCAGAAACACGCGGCCTGGCTTGCCGCACATTCCGGTTATTCCCTGGTGATTGAAGGTCACTGTGATGACCTGGGTACGACGGAATACAATCTGGCCCTCGGTGAACGGCGTGCCGCGGAGGCAATGAGATTCCTTGTTGCATTGGGCATCGACAGATCACGGATTAAAACCATCAGCTACGGGGAGGAAATGCCTCTCGATCCTGCGGAAACTGAAGAAGCCCGGGCCAAAAACAGAAGGGCTCATTTCGTAGTCACTCCGAAATAA
- the ybgF gene encoding tol-pal system protein YbgF — protein sequence MKSFGLLAVAVGLVIFSGCATTKDLNRTQTDLNQKIEIVSEKVTAADSNIAVLRKDVDAAVEGLRKSQANMGADLSELREQVQQVRGQAESLRKEVGSLNGKAGKKDDENKEIREKLDQLSQKVNFLETFLAIGDKNGHAAASNGTKAKDNVKAKTTSREDQYAAAYSFFKEGKYEKARTEFENYLKANPKTSYSDNAQFWIGETYYFEKKYEKAILEYEKVIKNYPDGNRAANALFKQGLCFLMLEDKASARLIFQQVIKDYPNTSQARTARAKLLEIK from the coding sequence TTGAAAAGCTTTGGATTGCTTGCCGTGGCGGTCGGTCTGGTCATTTTTTCAGGCTGCGCCACCACGAAAGATTTGAACAGAACGCAGACTGATCTGAATCAGAAAATTGAGATCGTCAGTGAAAAAGTGACGGCCGCCGATTCGAACATTGCCGTCTTGAGGAAAGACGTTGACGCCGCCGTGGAAGGTCTGCGGAAAAGTCAGGCGAATATGGGCGCCGATCTCTCTGAACTTCGGGAACAGGTCCAGCAGGTGCGGGGCCAGGCGGAGTCTTTGCGAAAGGAAGTCGGGTCTCTGAACGGAAAGGCCGGCAAGAAGGATGACGAGAACAAGGAAATCAGAGAAAAACTGGATCAACTTTCCCAGAAGGTGAACTTTCTGGAAACCTTTCTTGCAATCGGCGACAAAAATGGCCATGCGGCTGCCAGCAACGGAACCAAGGCTAAAGACAACGTGAAGGCAAAGACGACCAGCAGGGAAGATCAGTATGCAGCCGCTTATTCTTTCTTCAAGGAAGGCAAATATGAGAAGGCAAGAACTGAATTCGAGAATTATCTGAAGGCCAATCCCAAAACGAGCTATTCCGATAACGCCCAGTTCTGGATTGGTGAAACCTACTACTTTGAAAAAAAATATGAAAAGGCCATTCTGGAATACGAAAAAGTAATCAAGAACTATCCTGATGGAAATCGGGCGGCGAATGCCCTTTTCAAACAGGGTTTATGCTTTCTGATGCTGGAGGATAAGGCCAGCGCCAGGCTGATCTTTCAGCAGGTCATCAAGGATTATCCCAACACAAGCCAGGCGAGAACGGCGCGGGCTAAACTCCTGGAAATCAAATAA